A genomic segment from Microcoleus sp. FACHB-672 encodes:
- a CDS encoding serine/threonine phosphatase has translation MLVCPQCQFENPNTNKFCQKCGTSLSHKNCSQCQSQVALNAQNCPNCGAEAGTVWLAIISTEGGKPATATSAPIASPTPSGAETSPLAASQAPGSFVIGSDPQPILATDAGIDEWESEIPINDIEENEIFPPSSFPDPATESTSTPTVPEAVPEPVNSINPTPETASAETAEVPPLNPLQQAADPMPEDDSEASTLVLSSEYLDPQQRYKLLKSLPQIQAGTAETVVKVLDCQPFQMSPLAALVRSGDAVQTSLPAAPPAPTSDTLPITPTLADLAVPVPAQPYLALQTQFDLNLPAIHDAWQQNGQTVVLLEDRSDLPLLLAEWGNDDILPLQLLHWLYEMTELWAALEPWHCQRSLLEVTNLRVNEDRNLCLQRLYCEKSEVSLPLSDLGDLWQMLFSQSQRTQLGSITQLLVDCKEGVIQTVEELRGRLVAIAEEMEISSAPVPVDADDDDEDMPTVVLPMQLVNLQSAGATDVGRQRAHNEDCYGIVTNISTIESPLGRAVRARCLYILCDGMGGHAGGEVASAQAVETLRQYFQTHWQDQLPNEATIREAVLLANQAIFDVNQKEVRSGSGRMGTTLVLVLVQDNQVAVAHVGDSRLYRLSRRQGLRQVTVDHEVGQREIKRGIDPETAYSRPDAYQLTQALGPRDEDFVHPDVQFLELNEDTLLILASDGLTDNDLLETHGSTHLQPLLSHEASLEQGVSELINLANQYNGHDNITAILIRALVQPSKREL, from the coding sequence GAGGGGGGTAAACCGGCAACGGCGACTTCTGCACCCATTGCAAGTCCCACCCCCAGTGGTGCCGAAACAAGTCCTCTAGCGGCAAGCCAAGCGCCCGGAAGTTTTGTCATCGGCAGCGATCCACAACCAATATTGGCAACTGATGCCGGTATTGATGAATGGGAAAGTGAAATACCGATAAACGACATCGAGGAAAATGAAATCTTTCCTCCTTCATCGTTTCCAGATCCAGCAACCGAGTCAACCTCCACACCCACCGTCCCAGAAGCAGTGCCTGAGCCGGTGAATTCAATCAATCCTACGCCCGAAACCGCCAGCGCTGAAACAGCAGAAGTGCCGCCACTTAACCCCCTGCAACAAGCCGCTGATCCAATGCCAGAAGATGACTCAGAGGCAAGCACGCTCGTTCTCTCCTCGGAATATTTAGATCCTCAACAACGCTACAAACTCCTAAAATCTCTCCCGCAAATTCAGGCCGGCACCGCTGAAACGGTGGTAAAAGTCCTAGACTGTCAGCCTTTCCAGATGTCGCCTTTGGCTGCCCTGGTTCGATCAGGTGATGCAGTTCAAACTAGCCTGCCGGCGGCCCCACCAGCGCCCACTAGCGACACTCTCCCGATTACCCCAACCCTGGCTGACTTAGCCGTTCCTGTGCCAGCTCAGCCTTATTTGGCCTTACAGACGCAGTTTGACCTTAACTTGCCAGCCATTCACGATGCTTGGCAGCAAAATGGCCAGACAGTGGTGCTACTGGAAGATCGTTCGGATTTACCTTTGCTGCTAGCGGAGTGGGGCAATGATGACATTCTTCCCCTCCAGTTATTGCATTGGCTATACGAAATGACGGAACTGTGGGCGGCATTGGAACCTTGGCACTGCCAGCGAAGCCTGCTAGAGGTGACAAATCTCCGGGTGAATGAGGATCGCAATCTCTGTTTGCAACGGTTGTATTGTGAAAAATCTGAGGTTTCCTTGCCGCTGTCAGATTTAGGGGACTTGTGGCAGATGTTATTTTCTCAATCCCAGCGCACTCAATTGGGATCGATCACCCAGTTGCTGGTAGATTGCAAGGAAGGTGTGATCCAGACGGTTGAAGAGTTGCGCGGTCGTTTAGTTGCGATTGCTGAGGAAATGGAAATATCATCTGCACCTGTGCCGGTGGATGCCGATGACGATGATGAAGATATGCCTACGGTGGTTTTACCTATGCAATTGGTCAATCTCCAAAGTGCCGGTGCTACAGATGTAGGCCGGCAACGCGCTCACAATGAAGACTGCTACGGGATTGTAACGAACATCTCTACGATAGAAAGCCCTTTAGGCCGCGCAGTTCGCGCCCGATGCCTTTATATTCTCTGTGATGGCATGGGGGGACACGCTGGCGGTGAGGTTGCTAGCGCCCAAGCGGTTGAAACTTTGCGGCAATATTTTCAAACTCACTGGCAAGACCAACTCCCCAACGAAGCAACTATCCGTGAGGCGGTATTGCTGGCAAACCAGGCTATTTTTGATGTCAATCAAAAAGAAGTCCGTTCTGGCAGTGGCCGGATGGGGACTACTTTAGTATTGGTGTTAGTACAAGATAACCAAGTTGCGGTCGCCCATGTGGGAGATAGCCGGCTTTACCGTCTCAGCCGCCGGCAGGGACTCAGGCAAGTTACCGTCGATCACGAAGTCGGTCAGCGGGAAATTAAACGGGGTATCGATCCTGAAACTGCTTACTCTCGCCCTGACGCTTATCAACTCACCCAAGCCCTAGGGCCACGAGATGAGGATTTTGTTCATCCTGATGTGCAGTTTTTGGAACTCAACGAAGACACGTTGCTGATCCTAGCATCAGACGGACTTACGGATAATGACTTGCTGGAAACCCACGGCTCCACTCATCTACAACCCTTGCTTAGTCATGAGGCTAGTTTGGAACAAGGAGTTAGTGAACTGATCAATCTTGCTAATCAGTACAATGGTCACGACAATATCACTGCTATCCTGATTCGGGCGC